Proteins encoded together in one Benincasa hispida cultivar B227 chromosome 1, ASM972705v1, whole genome shotgun sequence window:
- the LOC120073075 gene encoding uncharacterized protein LOC120073075 produces the protein MMDPPPPPSATTAVAAATANVAATTMQQHNNYQDSIESSPRSHNADWDDPLPPVPGAKLRLMCSYGGHIIPRPHDKSLCYVGGDTRIVVVDRHSSLSDLCMRLSRTLLNGRPFTLKYQLPHEDLDSLISIATDEDLENMIEEYDRITMASPSKPLRIRLFLFFIKPETAASMGSLLDDAKHETWFVDALNNSAGMIPRGLSDSATMECMVNLDAVHTSDSCNDLENQGHDSLGHIDKQVVKNSNSAQDVQSIPDSPAVENDSSFGSSSSVPSMSNLPPIRVRVEETEGRVQDPKVGLDEQFGQMNFGVPPIPTALAAAATIPLGVISNHENANRVFLDDERPEPAGTVAFRKPPLPLQTLQNRGVASPVVSGGFGLPSPDSVASDSSITSANSQSKPMYFQDQIVRDNTVPAFPIAESDGFLTSQQVPIQNLHDPAYLLTSQLDQKQPQQPQQFVHTTTHYIHHHHPAAAAGHVPVQQYYHPIYTPAPSQQQLHHPIDQQYPVYLMPITQTQPTYNMSVQSSPSETPLAVPNRQASASPAIVSSPIIYNDSNQSSLYPQKVTAAMPEMAASVYRTAVASTPSPLLQVPHNQFQQPYVGLPQMNYPSQSIAVAPAPSGTANYGFDYNNAPPQSIPATPMASQYQTMTQAAVAALSDASRQLPADGTQQQQIRNS, from the exons ATGATGGATCCACCACCTCCTCCCAGTGCAACAACGGCCGTCGCGGCCGCCACCGCTAACGTTGCAGCGACCACCATGCAGCAGCACAACAACTACCAGGATTCCATTGAATCCTCACCTCGTTCCCACAATGCCGATTGGGACGATCCTCTCCCGCCAGTTCCCGGGGCCAAGCTCCGCCTCATGTGCAGCTATGGAGGCCACATTATTCCTCGTCCTCACGATAAATCTCTATGCTACGTCGGCGGCGATACCCGCATTGTCGTAGTCGACCGCCATTCCTCACTTTCTGATCTCTGTATGCGCCTCTCTCGAACCCTCCTTAATGGCCGCCCATTCACCCTCAAGTACCAGCTCCCTCATGAGGATCTCGATTCCTTAATCTCCATTGCAACGGATGAAGATCTCGAGAACATGATTGAAGAATACGACCGAATCACCATGGCTTCACCATCAAAACCTTTACGAATCCGTTTGTTCCTCTTCTTCATCAAGCCTGAAACCGCGGCTTCTATGGGTTCCTTGCTCGACGATGCTAAACACGAAACGTGGTTCGTTGATGCTCTAAATAACTCCGCCGGGATGATTCCGAGAGGGCTTTCTGATTCGGCTACCATGGAATGTATGGTGAATCTCGACGCGGTTCATACGAGTGATTCGTGTAATGATTTGGAAAATCAAGGTCATGATTCTTTAGGGCATATTGACAAACAGGTTGTGAAGAATAGTAATTCGGCTCAAGATGTGCAATCGATTCCTGATTCTCCTGCTGTGGAAAATGATTCTTCGTTTGGTTCGTCTTCTTCGGTTCCATCAATGTCCAATTTGCCGCCGATACGTGTCCGTGTGGAAGAGACGGAGGGTAGAGTTCAAGATCCGAAGGTGGGATTGGATGAGCAGTTTGGGCAAATGAATTTTGGTGTTCCTCCAATTCCTACTGCGTTGGCTGCTGCAGCAACAATTCCATTGGGTGTTATTTCAAATCATGAAAACGCTAATCGGGTCTTTCTTGACGACGAGAGACCGGAGCCGGCCGGTACGGTGGCGTTTCGGAAGCCTCCATTGCCATTGCAGACCTTGCAAAACAGGGGTGTTGCCAGTCCTGTTGTTAGTGGTGGTTTTGGTCTACCGTCGCCGGATTCTGTTGCCAG TGATAGTAGCATAACATCTGCAAATTCTCAGTCCAAACCCATGTATTTTCAAGACCAAATTGTGAGAGACAACACAGTTCCAGCCTTTCCCATTGCAGAAAGTGATGGTTTCCTAACAAGTCAACAAGTACCAATTCAAAATCTCCATGATCCTGCTTATCTCTTAACTTCACAATTAGATCAGAAGCAGCCACAACAACCGCAACAATTCGTCCACACGACCACCCATTACATCCATCACCACCACCCTGCAGCCGCAGCGGGGCATGTCCCCGTTCAACAGTATTATCATCCTATTTACACTCCAGCACCATCTCAACAGCAACTTCATCATCCAATTGATCAACAATATCCAGTCTATCTAATGCCCATTACACAAACTCAACCAACCTACAATATGTCTGTGCAATCAAGTCCTTCTGAAACTCCCTTGGCTGTACCTAACCGGCAAGCATCAGCTAGCCCTGCCATTGTCTCTTCTCCAATCATTTACAATGATAGTAATCAATCATCCCTCTATCCTCAGAAAGTTACCGCCGCTATGCCAGAAATGGCAGCGAGCGTGTACAGAACTGCGGTGGCGTCAACTCCATCTCCCTTATTACAGGTCCCTCATAACCAGTTCCAGCAACCATACGTGGGTCTTCCCCAAATGAACTATCCATCTCAATCTATAGCTGTCGCTCCCGCCCCCTCGGGCACTGCTAATTATGGATTTGACTACAATAATGCTCCACCCCAGAGCATCCCGGCTACGCCGATGGCTTCTCAGTACCAAACTATGACTCAGGCAGCCGTTGCCGCTCTATCCGATGCTTCTAGACAGCTTCCTGCAGATGGTACACAGCAGCAGCAGATCAGGAACTCATAG